The Primulina eburnea isolate SZY01 chromosome 13, ASM2296580v1, whole genome shotgun sequence genome includes a region encoding these proteins:
- the LOC140808778 gene encoding agamous-like MADS-box protein AGL80, with the protein MTRKKVKLSFITNDSSRKATYKKRKKGLMKKVSELSTLCGIDACAIVYSPYESTPDVWPADPRAAQRVITQFRRVPEMEQSKKMVNQESFIRGRIAKAAEQIKKLQKDNREKEITHLMYQCLTGKGVQGLAVPELNDMGWLLDQNLKEICKRIEMLKKEEAPPSERAALEQKPAVEELGGMERAPQPMWFPDWMGSTSYQQQHGGGGGDGMMLQFSDGGNHNPSLWSHGFFP; encoded by the exons ATGACAAGAAAGAAGGTGAAGCTCTCATTCATCACAAATGATTCGTCCCGAAAAGCCACGtacaagaaaagaaagaaagggCTCATGAAGAAGGTGAGCGAGCTAAGCACCCTGTGCGGGATCGACGCATGCGCCATCGTGTATAGTCCTTACGAGTCCACTCCCGACGTCTGGCCGGCTGATCCACGAGCAGCGCAGCGTGTGATAACGCAGTTCAGGCGGGTGCCGGAGATGGAGCAAAGCAAGAAAATGGTGAACCAAGAATCTTTTATCCGAGGCCGGATCGCGAAGGCGGCGGAGCAGATCAAGAAACTGCAGAAAGATAACCGCGAGAAGGAGATTACTCATCTTATGTATCAGTGTTTGACGGGGAAGGGGGTGCAGGGATTGGCTGTACCGGAGTTGAATGATATGGGGTGGTTGCTTGATCAGAATTTGAAGGAGATTTGTAAGAGGATTGAGATGCTTAAGAAGGAGGAGGCGCCGCCGTCTGAGAGGGCAGCGTTGGAGCAGAAGCCGGCAGTGGAGGAGTTAGGAGGGATGGAGAGGGCACCGCAGCCAATGTGGTTTCCGGATTGGATGGGGAGTACGAGTtatcagcagcagca TGGCGGCGGTGGCGGAGATGGGATGATGCTGCAGTTTAGTGATGGTGGAAATCATAATCCTTCCCTGTGGTCTCATGGCTTCTTCCCCTGA
- the LOC140809356 gene encoding anaphase-promoting complex subunit 11, which yields MCLLFCRSHENESQDYTLHAVASWTWDAQDETCGICRMAFDGCCPDCKLPGDDCPLIWGACNHAFHLHCILKWVNSQTPQAHCPMCRREWQFKG from the exons ATGTGTCTTTTATTTTGCAGGAGTCATGAAAATGAAAGTCAAGATTACAC GTTGCATGCAGTTGCTTCATGGACGTGGGATGCTCAAGATGAAACTTGTGGAATTTGTAGGATGGCTTTTGATGGTTGTTGCCCTGATTGTAAACTCCCAGGGGATGATTGCCCTCTGA TCTGGGGTGCTTGTAACCATGCTTTCCATCTCCATTGCATATTGAAATGGGTGAATTCCCAGACTCCGCAAGCACATTGCCCCATGTGCCGTAGGGAGTGGCAGTTCAAAGGATAA